Proteins found in one Paralichthys olivaceus isolate ysfri-2021 chromosome 19, ASM2471397v2, whole genome shotgun sequence genomic segment:
- the map7b gene encoding ensconsin isoform X7, translating to MADLDGSDASSSESQASYSQYRSEDGTVSSTPRRSSSGSGQTYTPTPIPTPTPSHATIGNSPSNNAAAKMDSLLFNKIDERQKLARERREEREKQNAVKEAQWQAREERARQHYEKHLEERRRKLEEQRVKEEKRRAAVDEKRRQKLEEDRVRHEAVMRRTLERSQRTRQKPNRWSWGAALNTNTPSTPAGFVESAFLYPLDLAGLEHMQSAFSLYHRYGMTSQYGDRRSVSTMNLSKHADPVITKRLSYSSATLLHSPDRGLQMRTASSPVINKAQSKLRLHQGKTNPHRDTGLRRLPLTPWESNMVNRLQQPTHSYLARSRSAMSLSGDQTAMPVCPRSVSCQPMGSMSFKALQAQPLPHCRSQERSLSRETASSSSTAPRRRTTGTTQHRKDRDNVRKSWSNLSLPLAPIMIFPPSKRSCSPGKKISKTTAPSPGRPPQKTAGRPPTPKLLKSPGAEDPGNLRPVRITPNNPHSPTPNRAQAQEEEQEQVLSPSQPRPQPLGQNKTSNEQTPTAPTVSGESISSPPAQRLSAGTTNPEEASRILAENRRLAREQREREEEKRRLQEEQARLAKEEMARRKAEERVKREEEAQQQAEERRRKEEEERKAEEERLEKEREEAERLQTQKEEEESRQREEAERLRQEREKHFQKEEAERLERKKRLEEIMKRTRRSDTAEKKVIPSRNGDSAASPAPSAVTMSPTQHSNGNSRQTEPNPNPSTTALSHPDQRENGDFEEVIVLPSHSRLSPPEGEEQQQQQEEERVPVIAFRENGLLKPLSGIEDISAQQGPDVA from the exons ATGGCGGACCTGGACGGCAGCGACGCATCTTCTTCCGAGTCCCAAG CTTCTTACTCCCAGTATAGAtcagaggatggcacagtgtcaTCAACCCCCCGTCGAAGCTCCTCAGGCTCCGGACAGACCTACACTCCCACCCCTATCCCCACTCCAACCCCAAGTCACGCAACCATCGGCAACAGCCCCAGTAACAATGCTGCTGCTAAAATGG ACTCGTTACTCTTCAACAAGATTGACGAGAGACAGAAGTTGGCCCGTGAGCGCAGGGAGGAGCGTGAGAAACAGAATG CTGTCAAGGAGGCGCAGTGGCAGGCACGTGAGGAGCGAGCCCGGCAGCACTATGAGAAgcacctggaggagaggaggagaaagctcgAGGAGCAGAGGgtaaaggaggagaagagacggGCTGCCGTGGATGAGAAACGGCGGCAGAAACTGGAAGAGGACAGG GTTCGTCATGAGGCAGTGATGCGTCGGACGCTGGAGAGGAGCCAGAGAACCAGGCAGAAGCCCAACCGCTGGTCGTGGGGAGCGgccctgaacacaaacactccCAGCACACCGGCCG GTTTTGTCGAGTCGGCTTTCCTCTATCCACTCGACCTTGCTGGACTGGAGCACATGCAGAGTGCTTTCAGTCTCTACCACAGATACGGAATGACCTCCCAAT ATGGTGACAGGCGGTCAGTGTCCACAATGAATTTATCCAAACATGCAGACCCTGTGATCACCAAGCGCCTCTCTTACTCCTCCGCGACACTCCTGCACTCACCAGACAGAG GTTTACAGATGAGAACAGCCTCCTCCCCTGTCATTAACAAAGCTCAGTCCAAACTCCGCCTACACCAAGGAAAGACCAacccacacagagacacag gccTCCGCCGTCTACCATTGACGCCGTGGGAGAGCAATATGGTCAACCGCCTGCAGCAGCCGACACACTCCTATCTGGCCCGGAGTCGCAGTGCCATGAGTCTGTCTGGAGATCaaacag CCATGCCTGTGTGTCCTCGCTCAGTGTCTTGCCAGCCCATGGGCTCCATGTCCTTCAAGGCCCTGCAGGCTCAGCCGCTGCCTCACTGCCGCAGCCAGGAGAGGAGCCTCAGCAGGGAGACGgcctcgtcctcctccaccGCCCCACGCAGGAGGACGACCGGAACCACACAG CACCGAAAGGACCGTGACAACGTCAGGAAGTCCTGGAGCAACCTGTCACTCCCACTGGCCCCCATTATGATTTTTCCTCCCAGCAAACGCTCCTGTTCGCCAGGCAAAAAGATCAGTAAAACGACAGCACCTTCTCCTGGCAG GCCTCCACAGAAGACAGCAGGGCGTCCTCCGACCCCCAAGCTGCTTAAATCCCCGGGGGCAGAAGACCCTGGTAACCTTCGGCCAGTCAGAATCACACCCAATAACCCTCACTCCCCAACACCAAACAGAGCCCAAGCccaagaagaggagcaggaacaGGTCCTCAGCCCTTCTCAGCCTCGACCTCAGCCTCTGGGTCAGAACAAGACCTCGAATGAGCAGACGCCCACGGCACCAACAGTATCGGGCG AGAGCATAAGCAGTCCTCCGGCCCAAAGACTTTCAGCAGGCACCACAAATCCAGAGGAGGCGAGTCGTATCCTGGCTGAGAACAGACGGCTGGCCCgcgagcagagggagagagaggaagagaagcgcAGGCTACAGGAGGAGCAAGCAAG GCTAGCAAAGGAGGAGATGGCTCGCCGGAAAGCGGAGGAGCGagtaaagagagaggaggaggctcagcagcaggctgaggagaggagaagaaaggaggaggaagagaggaaggcagaggaagagaggcttgagaaagagagagaagaggcagagagactcCAGACACAG aaagaggaagaggagtctcgacagagagaggaggcagagcgactgaggcaggagagagagaaacactttCAGAAAGAGGAGGCCGAACgcctggagagaaaaaag CGCCTGGAGGAGATTATGAAGAGAACAAGACGTTCAGATACAGCAGAGAAG AAAGTAATTCCGAGCAGGAATGGAGACAGTGCAG CCTCTCCTGCTCCGTCAGCAGTGACGATGTCGCCAACACAGCACAGCAACGGCAACAGTCGACAAACTGAACCCAACCCAAACCCCAGCACCACAGCACTGAGCCATCCTGACCAGAG GGAGAATGGAGATTTCGAGGAGGTGATCGTCTTGCCTTCACATTCCAGGTTGTCTCCTcctgagggagaggagcagcagcagcagcaggaggaagagagagttCCTGTCATAGCCTTCAGGGAGAATGGTCTCCTAAAGCCTCTGAGTGGAATAGAGGATATATCAGCCCAGCAGGGACCAG
- the map7b gene encoding ensconsin isoform X9: MADLDGSDASSSESQASYSQYRSEDGTVSSTPRRSSSGSGQTYTPTPIPTPTPSHATIGNSPSNNAAAKMDSLLFNKIDERQKLARERREEREKQNAVKEAQWQAREERARQHYEKHLEERRRKLEEQRVKEEKRRAAVDEKRRQKLEEDRVRHEAVMRRTLERSQRTRQKPNRWSWGAALNTNTPSTPADGDRRSVSTMNLSKHADPVITKRLSYSSATLLHSPDRGLQMRTASSPVINKAQSKLRLHQGKTNPHRDTGLRRLPLTPWESNMVNRLQQPTHSYLARSRSAMSLSGDQTAMPVCPRSVSCQPMGSMSFKALQAQPLPHCRSQERSLSRETASSSSTAPRRRTTGTTQHRKDRDNVRKSWSNLSLPLAPIMIFPPSKRSCSPGKKISKTTAPSPGRPPQKTAGRPPTPKLLKSPGAEDPGNLRPVRITPNNPHSPTPNRAQAQEEEQEQVLSPSQPRPQPLGQNKTSNEQTPTAPTVSGESISSPPAQRLSAGTTNPEEASRILAENRRLAREQREREEEKRRLQEEQARLAKEEMARRKAEERVKREEEAQQQAEERRRKEEEERKAEEERLEKEREEAERLQTQKEEEESRQREEAERLRQEREKHFQKEEAERLERKKRLEEIMKRTRRSDTAEKKVIPSRNGDSAASPAPSAVTMSPTQHSNGNSRQTEPNPNPSTTALSHPDQRENGDFEEVIVLPSHSRLSPPEGEEQQQQQEEERVPVIAFRENGLLKPLSGIEDISAQQGPDVA, translated from the exons ATGGCGGACCTGGACGGCAGCGACGCATCTTCTTCCGAGTCCCAAG CTTCTTACTCCCAGTATAGAtcagaggatggcacagtgtcaTCAACCCCCCGTCGAAGCTCCTCAGGCTCCGGACAGACCTACACTCCCACCCCTATCCCCACTCCAACCCCAAGTCACGCAACCATCGGCAACAGCCCCAGTAACAATGCTGCTGCTAAAATGG ACTCGTTACTCTTCAACAAGATTGACGAGAGACAGAAGTTGGCCCGTGAGCGCAGGGAGGAGCGTGAGAAACAGAATG CTGTCAAGGAGGCGCAGTGGCAGGCACGTGAGGAGCGAGCCCGGCAGCACTATGAGAAgcacctggaggagaggaggagaaagctcgAGGAGCAGAGGgtaaaggaggagaagagacggGCTGCCGTGGATGAGAAACGGCGGCAGAAACTGGAAGAGGACAGG GTTCGTCATGAGGCAGTGATGCGTCGGACGCTGGAGAGGAGCCAGAGAACCAGGCAGAAGCCCAACCGCTGGTCGTGGGGAGCGgccctgaacacaaacactccCAGCACACCGGCCG ATGGTGACAGGCGGTCAGTGTCCACAATGAATTTATCCAAACATGCAGACCCTGTGATCACCAAGCGCCTCTCTTACTCCTCCGCGACACTCCTGCACTCACCAGACAGAG GTTTACAGATGAGAACAGCCTCCTCCCCTGTCATTAACAAAGCTCAGTCCAAACTCCGCCTACACCAAGGAAAGACCAacccacacagagacacag gccTCCGCCGTCTACCATTGACGCCGTGGGAGAGCAATATGGTCAACCGCCTGCAGCAGCCGACACACTCCTATCTGGCCCGGAGTCGCAGTGCCATGAGTCTGTCTGGAGATCaaacag CCATGCCTGTGTGTCCTCGCTCAGTGTCTTGCCAGCCCATGGGCTCCATGTCCTTCAAGGCCCTGCAGGCTCAGCCGCTGCCTCACTGCCGCAGCCAGGAGAGGAGCCTCAGCAGGGAGACGgcctcgtcctcctccaccGCCCCACGCAGGAGGACGACCGGAACCACACAG CACCGAAAGGACCGTGACAACGTCAGGAAGTCCTGGAGCAACCTGTCACTCCCACTGGCCCCCATTATGATTTTTCCTCCCAGCAAACGCTCCTGTTCGCCAGGCAAAAAGATCAGTAAAACGACAGCACCTTCTCCTGGCAG GCCTCCACAGAAGACAGCAGGGCGTCCTCCGACCCCCAAGCTGCTTAAATCCCCGGGGGCAGAAGACCCTGGTAACCTTCGGCCAGTCAGAATCACACCCAATAACCCTCACTCCCCAACACCAAACAGAGCCCAAGCccaagaagaggagcaggaacaGGTCCTCAGCCCTTCTCAGCCTCGACCTCAGCCTCTGGGTCAGAACAAGACCTCGAATGAGCAGACGCCCACGGCACCAACAGTATCGGGCG AGAGCATAAGCAGTCCTCCGGCCCAAAGACTTTCAGCAGGCACCACAAATCCAGAGGAGGCGAGTCGTATCCTGGCTGAGAACAGACGGCTGGCCCgcgagcagagggagagagaggaagagaagcgcAGGCTACAGGAGGAGCAAGCAAG GCTAGCAAAGGAGGAGATGGCTCGCCGGAAAGCGGAGGAGCGagtaaagagagaggaggaggctcagcagcaggctgaggagaggagaagaaaggaggaggaagagaggaaggcagaggaagagaggcttgagaaagagagagaagaggcagagagactcCAGACACAG aaagaggaagaggagtctcgacagagagaggaggcagagcgactgaggcaggagagagagaaacactttCAGAAAGAGGAGGCCGAACgcctggagagaaaaaag CGCCTGGAGGAGATTATGAAGAGAACAAGACGTTCAGATACAGCAGAGAAG AAAGTAATTCCGAGCAGGAATGGAGACAGTGCAG CCTCTCCTGCTCCGTCAGCAGTGACGATGTCGCCAACACAGCACAGCAACGGCAACAGTCGACAAACTGAACCCAACCCAAACCCCAGCACCACAGCACTGAGCCATCCTGACCAGAG GGAGAATGGAGATTTCGAGGAGGTGATCGTCTTGCCTTCACATTCCAGGTTGTCTCCTcctgagggagaggagcagcagcagcagcaggaggaagagagagttCCTGTCATAGCCTTCAGGGAGAATGGTCTCCTAAAGCCTCTGAGTGGAATAGAGGATATATCAGCCCAGCAGGGACCAG
- the map7b gene encoding ensconsin isoform X10, translating to MADLDGSDASSSESQASYSQYRSEDGTVSSTPRRSSSGSGQTYTPTPIPTPTPSHATIGNSPSNNAAAKMDSLLFNKIDERQKLARERREEREKQNAVKEAQWQAREERARQHYEKHLEERRRKLEEQRVKEEKRRAAVDEKRRQKLEEDRVRHEAVMRRTLERSQRTRQKPNRWSWGAALNTNTPSTPADGDRRSVSTMNLSKHADPVITKRLSYSSATLLHSPDRGLRRLPLTPWESNMVNRLQQPTHSYLARSRSAMSLSGDQTVSCQPMGSMSFKALQAQPLPHCRSQERSLSRETASSSSTAPRRRTTGTTQHRKDRDNVRKSWSNLSLPLAPIMIFPPSKRSCSPGKKISKTTAPSPGRPPQKTAGRPPTPKLLKSPGAEDPGNLRPVRITPNNPHSPTPNRAQAQEEEQEQVLSPSQPRPQPLGQNKTSNEQTPTAPTVSGESISSPPAQRLSAGTTNPEEASRILAENRRLAREQREREEEKRRLQEEQARLAKEEMARRKAEERVKREEEAQQQAEERRRKEEEERKAEEERLEKEREEAERLQTQKEEEESRQREEAERLRQEREKHFQKEEAERLERKKRLEEIMKRTRRSDTAEKKVIPSRNGDSAASPAPSAVTMSPTQHSNGNSRQTEPNPNPSTTALSHPDQRENGDFEEVIVLPSHSRLSPPEGEEQQQQQEEERVPVIAFRENGLLKPLSGIEDISAQQGPDVA from the exons ATGGCGGACCTGGACGGCAGCGACGCATCTTCTTCCGAGTCCCAAG CTTCTTACTCCCAGTATAGAtcagaggatggcacagtgtcaTCAACCCCCCGTCGAAGCTCCTCAGGCTCCGGACAGACCTACACTCCCACCCCTATCCCCACTCCAACCCCAAGTCACGCAACCATCGGCAACAGCCCCAGTAACAATGCTGCTGCTAAAATGG ACTCGTTACTCTTCAACAAGATTGACGAGAGACAGAAGTTGGCCCGTGAGCGCAGGGAGGAGCGTGAGAAACAGAATG CTGTCAAGGAGGCGCAGTGGCAGGCACGTGAGGAGCGAGCCCGGCAGCACTATGAGAAgcacctggaggagaggaggagaaagctcgAGGAGCAGAGGgtaaaggaggagaagagacggGCTGCCGTGGATGAGAAACGGCGGCAGAAACTGGAAGAGGACAGG GTTCGTCATGAGGCAGTGATGCGTCGGACGCTGGAGAGGAGCCAGAGAACCAGGCAGAAGCCCAACCGCTGGTCGTGGGGAGCGgccctgaacacaaacactccCAGCACACCGGCCG ATGGTGACAGGCGGTCAGTGTCCACAATGAATTTATCCAAACATGCAGACCCTGTGATCACCAAGCGCCTCTCTTACTCCTCCGCGACACTCCTGCACTCACCAGACAGAG gccTCCGCCGTCTACCATTGACGCCGTGGGAGAGCAATATGGTCAACCGCCTGCAGCAGCCGACACACTCCTATCTGGCCCGGAGTCGCAGTGCCATGAGTCTGTCTGGAGATCaaacag TGTCTTGCCAGCCCATGGGCTCCATGTCCTTCAAGGCCCTGCAGGCTCAGCCGCTGCCTCACTGCCGCAGCCAGGAGAGGAGCCTCAGCAGGGAGACGgcctcgtcctcctccaccGCCCCACGCAGGAGGACGACCGGAACCACACAG CACCGAAAGGACCGTGACAACGTCAGGAAGTCCTGGAGCAACCTGTCACTCCCACTGGCCCCCATTATGATTTTTCCTCCCAGCAAACGCTCCTGTTCGCCAGGCAAAAAGATCAGTAAAACGACAGCACCTTCTCCTGGCAG GCCTCCACAGAAGACAGCAGGGCGTCCTCCGACCCCCAAGCTGCTTAAATCCCCGGGGGCAGAAGACCCTGGTAACCTTCGGCCAGTCAGAATCACACCCAATAACCCTCACTCCCCAACACCAAACAGAGCCCAAGCccaagaagaggagcaggaacaGGTCCTCAGCCCTTCTCAGCCTCGACCTCAGCCTCTGGGTCAGAACAAGACCTCGAATGAGCAGACGCCCACGGCACCAACAGTATCGGGCG AGAGCATAAGCAGTCCTCCGGCCCAAAGACTTTCAGCAGGCACCACAAATCCAGAGGAGGCGAGTCGTATCCTGGCTGAGAACAGACGGCTGGCCCgcgagcagagggagagagaggaagagaagcgcAGGCTACAGGAGGAGCAAGCAAG GCTAGCAAAGGAGGAGATGGCTCGCCGGAAAGCGGAGGAGCGagtaaagagagaggaggaggctcagcagcaggctgaggagaggagaagaaaggaggaggaagagaggaaggcagaggaagagaggcttgagaaagagagagaagaggcagagagactcCAGACACAG aaagaggaagaggagtctcgacagagagaggaggcagagcgactgaggcaggagagagagaaacactttCAGAAAGAGGAGGCCGAACgcctggagagaaaaaag CGCCTGGAGGAGATTATGAAGAGAACAAGACGTTCAGATACAGCAGAGAAG AAAGTAATTCCGAGCAGGAATGGAGACAGTGCAG CCTCTCCTGCTCCGTCAGCAGTGACGATGTCGCCAACACAGCACAGCAACGGCAACAGTCGACAAACTGAACCCAACCCAAACCCCAGCACCACAGCACTGAGCCATCCTGACCAGAG GGAGAATGGAGATTTCGAGGAGGTGATCGTCTTGCCTTCACATTCCAGGTTGTCTCCTcctgagggagaggagcagcagcagcagcaggaggaagagagagttCCTGTCATAGCCTTCAGGGAGAATGGTCTCCTAAAGCCTCTGAGTGGAATAGAGGATATATCAGCCCAGCAGGGACCAG
- the map7b gene encoding ensconsin isoform X4, producing the protein MPENKQRGQGGGAGECTQGKWKLRKGGSRSAIPALFTITEEDEGQKRRDACRRKKKASYSQYRSEDGTVSSTPRRSSSGSGQTYTPTPIPTPTPSHATIGNSPSNNAAAKMDSLLFNKIDERQKLARERREEREKQNAVKEAQWQAREERARQHYEKHLEERRRKLEEQRVKEEKRRAAVDEKRRQKLEEDRVRHEAVMRRTLERSQRTRQKPNRWSWGAALNTNTPSTPAGFVESAFLYPLDLAGLEHMQSAFSLYHRYGMTSQYGDRRSVSTMNLSKHADPVITKRLSYSSATLLHSPDRGLRRLPLTPWESNMVNRLQQPTHSYLARSRSAMSLSGDQTAMPVCPRSVSCQPMGSMSFKALQAQPLPHCRSQERSLSRETASSSSTAPRRRTTGTTQHRKDRDNVRKSWSNLSLPLAPIMIFPPSKRSCSPGKKISKTTAPSPGRPPQKTAGRPPTPKLLKSPGAEDPGNLRPVRITPNNPHSPTPNRAQAQEEEQEQVLSPSQPRPQPLGQNKTSNEQTPTAPTVSGESISSPPAQRLSAGTTNPEEASRILAENRRLAREQREREEEKRRLQEEQARLAKEEMARRKAEERVKREEEAQQQAEERRRKEEEERKAEEERLEKEREEAERLQTQKEEEESRQREEAERLRQEREKHFQKEEAERLERKKRLEEIMKRTRRSDTAEKKVIPSRNGDSAASPAPSAVTMSPTQHSNGNSRQTEPNPNPSTTALSHPDQRENGDFEEVIVLPSHSRLSPPEGEEQQQQQEEERVPVIAFRENGLLKPLSGIEDISAQQGPDVA; encoded by the exons ATGCCAGAGAATAAACAAAGAGGACAAGGAGGAGGTGCAGGCGAGTGCACACAGGGAAAGTGGAAGCTGAGGAAGGGAGGCAGCCGCTCAGCCATCCCGGCACTCTTCACCATCACTGAGGAAGATGAGGGACAGAAGCGGAGAGATGCTTgcagaaggaagaaaaaag CTTCTTACTCCCAGTATAGAtcagaggatggcacagtgtcaTCAACCCCCCGTCGAAGCTCCTCAGGCTCCGGACAGACCTACACTCCCACCCCTATCCCCACTCCAACCCCAAGTCACGCAACCATCGGCAACAGCCCCAGTAACAATGCTGCTGCTAAAATGG ACTCGTTACTCTTCAACAAGATTGACGAGAGACAGAAGTTGGCCCGTGAGCGCAGGGAGGAGCGTGAGAAACAGAATG CTGTCAAGGAGGCGCAGTGGCAGGCACGTGAGGAGCGAGCCCGGCAGCACTATGAGAAgcacctggaggagaggaggagaaagctcgAGGAGCAGAGGgtaaaggaggagaagagacggGCTGCCGTGGATGAGAAACGGCGGCAGAAACTGGAAGAGGACAGG GTTCGTCATGAGGCAGTGATGCGTCGGACGCTGGAGAGGAGCCAGAGAACCAGGCAGAAGCCCAACCGCTGGTCGTGGGGAGCGgccctgaacacaaacactccCAGCACACCGGCCG GTTTTGTCGAGTCGGCTTTCCTCTATCCACTCGACCTTGCTGGACTGGAGCACATGCAGAGTGCTTTCAGTCTCTACCACAGATACGGAATGACCTCCCAAT ATGGTGACAGGCGGTCAGTGTCCACAATGAATTTATCCAAACATGCAGACCCTGTGATCACCAAGCGCCTCTCTTACTCCTCCGCGACACTCCTGCACTCACCAGACAGAG gccTCCGCCGTCTACCATTGACGCCGTGGGAGAGCAATATGGTCAACCGCCTGCAGCAGCCGACACACTCCTATCTGGCCCGGAGTCGCAGTGCCATGAGTCTGTCTGGAGATCaaacag CCATGCCTGTGTGTCCTCGCTCAGTGTCTTGCCAGCCCATGGGCTCCATGTCCTTCAAGGCCCTGCAGGCTCAGCCGCTGCCTCACTGCCGCAGCCAGGAGAGGAGCCTCAGCAGGGAGACGgcctcgtcctcctccaccGCCCCACGCAGGAGGACGACCGGAACCACACAG CACCGAAAGGACCGTGACAACGTCAGGAAGTCCTGGAGCAACCTGTCACTCCCACTGGCCCCCATTATGATTTTTCCTCCCAGCAAACGCTCCTGTTCGCCAGGCAAAAAGATCAGTAAAACGACAGCACCTTCTCCTGGCAG GCCTCCACAGAAGACAGCAGGGCGTCCTCCGACCCCCAAGCTGCTTAAATCCCCGGGGGCAGAAGACCCTGGTAACCTTCGGCCAGTCAGAATCACACCCAATAACCCTCACTCCCCAACACCAAACAGAGCCCAAGCccaagaagaggagcaggaacaGGTCCTCAGCCCTTCTCAGCCTCGACCTCAGCCTCTGGGTCAGAACAAGACCTCGAATGAGCAGACGCCCACGGCACCAACAGTATCGGGCG AGAGCATAAGCAGTCCTCCGGCCCAAAGACTTTCAGCAGGCACCACAAATCCAGAGGAGGCGAGTCGTATCCTGGCTGAGAACAGACGGCTGGCCCgcgagcagagggagagagaggaagagaagcgcAGGCTACAGGAGGAGCAAGCAAG GCTAGCAAAGGAGGAGATGGCTCGCCGGAAAGCGGAGGAGCGagtaaagagagaggaggaggctcagcagcaggctgaggagaggagaagaaaggaggaggaagagaggaaggcagaggaagagaggcttgagaaagagagagaagaggcagagagactcCAGACACAG aaagaggaagaggagtctcgacagagagaggaggcagagcgactgaggcaggagagagagaaacactttCAGAAAGAGGAGGCCGAACgcctggagagaaaaaag CGCCTGGAGGAGATTATGAAGAGAACAAGACGTTCAGATACAGCAGAGAAG AAAGTAATTCCGAGCAGGAATGGAGACAGTGCAG CCTCTCCTGCTCCGTCAGCAGTGACGATGTCGCCAACACAGCACAGCAACGGCAACAGTCGACAAACTGAACCCAACCCAAACCCCAGCACCACAGCACTGAGCCATCCTGACCAGAG GGAGAATGGAGATTTCGAGGAGGTGATCGTCTTGCCTTCACATTCCAGGTTGTCTCCTcctgagggagaggagcagcagcagcagcaggaggaagagagagttCCTGTCATAGCCTTCAGGGAGAATGGTCTCCTAAAGCCTCTGAGTGGAATAGAGGATATATCAGCCCAGCAGGGACCAG